The Lichenihabitans psoromatis genome contains a region encoding:
- a CDS encoding DUF6130 family protein, with protein MAASTLLPAHALPQSARDIRGPSALVAIKNEAPPKLIVDAPLAGPLALGRVFIQYRTENLRVVPVFGAGALQVSPRIGHVHVTVDDAPWHFVDASGETIILVGLKPGPHEVLIELADPTHKVIDAKRLSLMIPQPPRSQ; from the coding sequence ATGGCAGCATCAACACTCTTACCCGCCCACGCCCTGCCTCAAAGCGCGAGAGACATTCGCGGCCCATCGGCCTTGGTGGCGATCAAAAACGAGGCTCCGCCCAAACTCATCGTTGATGCTCCCCTTGCCGGGCCCTTGGCGCTCGGCCGTGTGTTCATCCAATATCGGACCGAAAATCTTCGGGTCGTTCCCGTCTTTGGGGCTGGCGCTCTCCAGGTCTCGCCCCGCATCGGGCATGTTCACGTCACGGTCGACGACGCGCCGTGGCACTTCGTCGATGCAAGCGGCGAAACCATCATCTTGGTTGGGCTGAAGCCTGGCCCGCATGAGGTGCTCATCGAACTCGCGGATCCAACCCACAAGGTGATCGACGCCAAACGCTTGAGCTTGATGATCCCCCAACCTCCGCGTTCACAGTGA
- a CDS encoding MBL fold metallo-hydrolase — MTRKHAHSMSRRGFCLCCLSAPALAASRWLTPGEAYAEALGIVQRIKSAAVTTPIAIYRLRGDIAVLEGSGGNIAVLNGADGKVLIDTGIAVSHPQVATALATLGPEPVTHLINTHWHFDHANGNEWLCELGPTIMAHDNTRKHLLTMQRVEDWSYDFQPLAAAALPTDVFADEQMLTLNKTTIALKYYGPAHTDSDIGVYFTEPDILHTGDTYWNGIYPFIDYSTGGSIDGSIRAAETNLSKTSDKTIIIPGHGSPVSNRSQLQAFHDMLVAARANVSALKKNGYSLDAIIAAKPTAASDAAWGTFVINPALFTRLVYEGL, encoded by the coding sequence ATGACTCGTAAACACGCCCACAGCATGTCTCGGCGCGGCTTCTGTCTGTGCTGCCTGTCCGCGCCTGCGCTTGCGGCCAGTCGGTGGCTTACGCCGGGCGAAGCTTATGCAGAGGCGCTCGGTATCGTGCAGCGCATCAAGTCTGCAGCCGTCACGACGCCGATCGCGATCTACCGTCTCCGCGGCGACATTGCCGTGCTCGAGGGGTCCGGGGGGAACATCGCGGTCTTGAATGGAGCCGATGGGAAGGTGCTGATCGACACCGGGATTGCAGTGTCGCATCCGCAGGTTGCAACTGCCCTTGCCACACTCGGGCCAGAGCCTGTCACGCATTTGATCAACACGCATTGGCATTTCGATCATGCGAACGGCAATGAGTGGCTGTGTGAACTCGGCCCGACCATCATGGCGCACGACAACACACGCAAGCATCTCCTGACGATGCAGCGGGTCGAGGATTGGAGCTACGATTTTCAACCGCTCGCGGCGGCCGCTTTGCCGACCGACGTCTTTGCCGATGAGCAGATGCTCACGCTGAACAAGACCACCATTGCGCTGAAGTATTACGGCCCAGCCCACACAGACAGCGACATCGGAGTCTACTTCACCGAGCCCGACATCCTGCACACCGGCGATACATATTGGAACGGGATCTATCCTTTTATCGACTACTCGACCGGTGGCAGCATCGACGGCTCTATCCGAGCCGCTGAAACCAATCTTTCCAAGACATCCGACAAGACAATCATCATTCCCGGGCACGGCTCACCGGTCAGCAATCGCTCTCAACTGCAGGCCTTCCACGACATGCTGGTCGCGGCTCGGGCGAATGTGTCTGCGCTGAAAAAGAACGGGTACTCGCTCGACGCGATCATCGCGGCCAAGCCAACGGCTGCGTCCGATGCCGCGTGGGGGACCTTCGTGATCAATCCGGCCCTCTTCACCCGGCTGGTCTACGAAGGATTGTGA